TCGACGAGATCTTCGCCGATGGGCAGGAGGCCAAGCTCGAAAAGCTGCCGTCGCCGCGCCTCATGAACACGCACATGCCGTACACCCTGCTCCCAGAGTCGGTCACCGGCGCCGACGTCCCCGGCTGCAAGGTAGTCTACATTTGCAGGGACCCCAAGGACATGGTCGTCTCGCTGTGGCACTTCCTCCGGCGACGCCAGCCGGAGCTCTCGTTCGCCGAGCTGTTCGAGCACGTGTGCGACGGCGCCGTGGCGGTCGGCCCGATCTGGGACCACGTCCTCACCTACTGGCGCGCGAGCCTGGAGCGCCCAGACAGGGTGCTCTTCCTCAGGTACGAGGACCTGCTACAGGACACGGGCAAGCACGTGAGGAGGCTGGCGGTGTTCGTGGGCCGGCCTTTCTCGGCCGCGGAGGAGAGCGCCGGCGCCGTGGATGGCGTAGTGGAGCTGTGCAGCTTCGAGAAGATGAAAGGGCTGGAGGTGAACAAGAAAGGCTCGTCGGGGGCATACCACGCCATGCCCCGTGACGCATTCTTCAGGAAAGGCGTCTCTGGAGACTGGGTGAACCACATGACGCCAGATATGGCGACGCGGCTAGATGAGATCGTCCGTGAGAAGTTTCGTGGCACGGGGCTGGCGGCTCCTTGATTTGGACTCTGTCGACATGCTCGGATTTGTTTTGTGAATTAAGCAGGTCCATGTGCATGGATGTTTCAGTTGTGGACTCTATGCTTGGTCAATCAGTTGTGGACTCTATGTCACAATCACCGTCTTCATTATCGAATAAAGATGCATGTTTGTGTGATTCACTCATTTTAACATTTTGATGATTCGTGTCCATAGGTTCATTCAGTTTCATCAACTTAGGGGAATCTCTAATGAAACTGAATGAACTTCGTACGCATTGCGGCATGATTAATTGAACCAATTTGAGTCAtatttagtactccctccatcctagaATATAAAGCGTCTTAGGATTGATCAAAAGGTAAACCATAGCAGTTGCGGAGCCAGGCCGACCCAACGCCCCAGGCCATCTTCAGTGTACTGTAGCTACAGTAGCTACAGTAGCGTTACTGTTTGGTACAACATAGCCTGCGTTTCAGTCTCACGACCCAGGCCAATGCCCGTATTGCCTGGGGTCTGTCTCCGCCACTGAACCATAGTAACTTTGACCAAATGTATGTAGGACATCAACAATATTAAATAGATATATCAAGAAAATAAAATTTATGGTGAATCTATTAATGCTGATTCAGTATTGTAATATTCATATTTTTGTGTACAAACTTGATTGAACTTCAACATCAACCAGGTCGCCGCGCCCAAATGTTGTCCCTGTGCCGATGGTCACCACCGCTGCGAGGGCTCTGCTTGCGCCGCTTTTCGTGGCTGCTCAGCCGCCGATCCTCTCGCCTCCCATGTCCTCGCCGCCGGTTCGTCCGCTGGCCAGGAGGAAGACCCTTGCGGGCGCAGACATCACCAGAACCGTAAGGTTCTCGCTGCGGAAAGCTGGCGACCGCAACAAGCAGCGCAAGGCGGCGACGCCGATCGCGCGGAAAGCGGAGATGATGGTCTGCAAAGGTCTCGGCATCATCAAGGATGGGAAGGAGGTCACCGAGTGGGCCTTGGCTGAATTCGCGAGCCGGTTCAAAGGAAGGGTcgaagaagatgtgatcaaggcgATGATGGCTCTGTTCAAAGTGGGATCGGAGGAAGACGACACCTGCGATGAGGATATGCTGGCACACAGAGGTACTGCGGCTCTGGACATGGACGAGCCGGAGGCAGGATCAGCTACGGCTGAAGTTTGATTGTTGTTGTTGGCTTGCTGTAGGGTCTCGCTGTTTACCATGTTAGCTAAACTTATGATTTCTAGTGGCTTCTTTGGGGCTGGTTGCTTGTTAAGGACTGCTGAGCAGTCCTGCTTCCACTTTGCTGCTCCTCTATGGTGCATGTATGCCCAGACTTCCTGCCCATATATGGCAAAGACTGTTGTTACCTTTCGGTTACTTCCTCATATATGTATGTTTGGgttccttgtttccaaatgttaGAACATCTGCTCAATATCCTGGGATGGAATGTGAGAGGGCTAAATGATCAAGATCGTAAAGACACCGTCCACGAAACCATAGCAAATTCTTCATGTCATATTGCCTGTTTGCAAGAGACTAAGTTGCAGTATATCTCCGCGTTTGGTGCTGCTTATATTGGCGGCTATAGGCTGAAAAGTTTCGCTTATAAGCCGGCGAATGGCACTCGGCGTGGAATACTCCTTCTTTGGGATGAATCCGTGGTGTCGATATCAAATGTGTCTATCTCCGAGTTTTGCTTGTCTGCGGATGTGACTTTGCTCAAGGCTTCGGAAAATGGGGATTTCAAAATCACCTCCGTATATGGGCCTACGGATCATGCGCTGAAAGAATAATTCTTCACCGAGCTCATCGACCTCAAGCCTCCGCAGGGGGTTCGATGGCTTGTTCTTGGGGATTTTAACCAAATAAGAAAGGCGAGGGACAAGAGCAAAGGAAATGTCAATAGGAGTCGCATGGTTCGCTTTAGAGACGCCCTTCAATCTTGTGAGTTAAACGAGATACACTTGCAAAACCGCCGTTTCACTTGGTCCAATGAAAGAGTGAACCCGACCCTTTGTAAGCTCGACGCTTTCTACTGTAATGGGGAGTGGGACCTTCGCTTCGACTCGCATGTCCTTTATGCGCTCTCCTCGTCCCTCTCGGACCATTGTCCCCTCCTCCTCGCCGATGTTAGTGGACCCAAGCGACCGCgatctttcaa
This region of Lolium perenne isolate Kyuss_39 chromosome 2, Kyuss_2.0, whole genome shotgun sequence genomic DNA includes:
- the LOC127322874 gene encoding flavonol 3-sulfotransferase-like, with protein sequence MAAIPTITSGPVPFTDVDDGTVPKHPAKEEFGDLVAALPRKQQAGLELRLYQGFWLPEHWVAGTVVFQRRFAPRPDDVILASYPKCGTTWLKALAFATMTRDAYPEPAQHPLLRLNPHDCIPFLDEIFADGQEAKLEKLPSPRLMNTHMPYTLLPESVTGADVPGCKVVYICRDPKDMVVSLWHFLRRRQPELSFAELFEHVCDGAVAVGPIWDHVLTYWRASLERPDRVLFLRYEDLLQDTGKHVRRLAVFVGRPFSAAEESAGAVDGVVELCSFEKMKGLEVNKKGSSGAYHAMPRDAFFRKGVSGDWVNHMTPDMATRLDEIVREKFRGTGLAAP